In the genome of Flavobacterium panacagri, one region contains:
- a CDS encoding NAD(P)/FAD-dependent oxidoreductase, which yields MKQVVVIGGGIIGLSSAFYLQQSGCKVTVIDKDNFENNCSYGNLGYVCPSHFIPLAAPGIVWQGFKWMFNSKSPFYVKPSFNKALLDWGINFVKSATETNVAKSAIPLRDISLLSQNEFLEWKKIPGFEFAYEHKGMLEVFQTEAVAKHAEHTVSKGRELGLDVNLLDYEALQALEPQTKINSIGAVQFNCDAHVYPNKLMKVLKEHLVANGVQFQSGETVVSFEKENNVVKKVITDKQSYEADDVVIATGAWTREIAALVNAKVSLMPGRGYSITLENSNYKVNHPIILAEGRVAIAPMDGNKIRFGGTMEVVPTTEKPQYHRINGILNAVKDFLPEFDIQKPAEEDIWYGYRPCSADGLPYIGRIKKYNNVVVATGHSMMGLSLGPGTGKLVSEIVNREATSIDIDAFEVERFG from the coding sequence ATGAAACAGGTAGTAGTAATAGGCGGAGGAATTATAGGATTAAGTTCGGCATTTTATTTACAACAAAGTGGTTGTAAAGTTACCGTAATAGACAAAGATAATTTTGAAAACAATTGCTCTTATGGCAATTTAGGATATGTCTGTCCGAGTCACTTTATACCATTAGCAGCACCTGGAATTGTCTGGCAGGGATTCAAATGGATGTTTAATTCTAAAAGTCCCTTTTATGTAAAGCCTTCTTTTAATAAAGCATTGCTGGACTGGGGAATTAATTTTGTTAAAAGTGCTACCGAAACAAATGTTGCCAAATCGGCTATTCCGCTTCGAGACATATCTTTATTGAGTCAGAATGAGTTTTTAGAATGGAAAAAAATCCCAGGCTTTGAATTTGCTTATGAACACAAAGGAATGCTGGAAGTTTTTCAAACCGAAGCCGTTGCGAAACACGCAGAACATACTGTTTCTAAAGGAAGAGAATTAGGTTTAGATGTAAACTTACTGGATTATGAAGCGCTGCAGGCATTAGAACCTCAAACGAAAATTAATTCAATAGGAGCGGTTCAGTTTAATTGTGATGCACATGTTTATCCAAATAAATTGATGAAAGTTTTAAAGGAGCATTTAGTAGCAAATGGTGTTCAGTTTCAATCGGGAGAAACTGTTGTTTCTTTTGAAAAAGAAAATAATGTTGTTAAAAAAGTAATAACCGATAAGCAATCTTATGAAGCAGATGATGTAGTGATTGCAACAGGAGCTTGGACGAGAGAAATCGCGGCCTTAGTAAATGCTAAAGTATCACTGATGCCGGGAAGAGGTTATTCCATCACATTAGAAAATTCGAATTATAAAGTAAATCATCCCATTATTCTAGCAGAGGGAAGAGTTGCCATAGCACCTATGGACGGCAATAAAATTAGATTTGGAGGTACAATGGAAGTAGTGCCTACAACTGAAAAACCACAATATCATCGTATCAACGGAATATTAAATGCAGTTAAAGATTTCCTGCCGGAATTTGATATCCAAAAACCAGCGGAAGAAGATATTTGGTACGGTTACCGACCATGTTCTGCGGACGGACTGCCTTATATTGGAAGAATAAAAAAATACAATAATGTTGTTGTCGCAACTGGGCACTCTATGATGGGATTAAGCCTTGGGCCAGGGACAGGAAAATTGGTTTCAGAAATAGTGAATAGAGAAGCTACAAGTATTGATATTGATGCTTTTGAAGTAGAAAGGTTTGGATAA
- a CDS encoding S9 family peptidase — MKKNLLLFAFFVSFLNCNLYSQHKEMIPYQPSKTEILERYKKALLLDKAVKNTVFKTIIKAQWQSDGKSFWYSNVLKDSIIEYILVDAEKGTKNILFDEPKLRNALSSVTVIKTPQKSLVIDSLNYDAKTSSIALKYDKNYYQVRLSDYSIQKINSLSKDKIKYPSLNRQWQRWNSFKTDSISPNKKWLAFIKDCNVFIKPIAGGNEIQFTKDGTKEKPYGALAWSPDSKYIVGYLITPFTDLPVHYVLTSVANTTRGELHSQPYKQPGDPFTTYEMYLFHIENQKTTKVNAPIIDFFDAPELHWRKDNANYFTFEKVERGHQRFRIIEVNAQTAETRSVVDEKTNTFIYESRLFTHYGKESNEIVMSSEKDGWRHLYLIDAITGKEKKQITKGEWVVRSIDSIDEKKREIWFSASGMNSNEDPYYIHHYRIGFDGNKLINLTPSKGNHLVSFSKNKQYYVDSYSEPNVATIIELHRTSDGKKIMDLEKSDATAYLATGMSLPEPFHAKGRDGVTDIWGIICRPADFDPNKKYPVIESIYAGPQDSFVPKNFMDRYTTEMQSLAQLGFIVVQIDGMGTANRSKAFHDVCWKNLKDAGFEDRILWIKALAKKYPYADDSRVGLYGTSAGGQNALGGLLFHPEFYKAGVAACGCHDNRVDKQWWNEQWMGYPVGEHYKEQSNVTNAGKLTGNLLLVIGEADENVPPESTYRVADALIKAGKTFEFLPLPGVGHSDGGPYGRQRKRDFFVKHLLGVDPPSRNNNELDQ, encoded by the coding sequence ATGAAAAAGAATTTACTACTTTTTGCCTTCTTCGTATCATTTTTGAACTGTAATTTATATTCGCAGCATAAAGAAATGATACCCTATCAGCCTTCTAAAACCGAGATTTTAGAACGATATAAAAAAGCTTTGTTATTGGATAAAGCAGTTAAAAATACTGTTTTCAAGACCATTATAAAAGCACAGTGGCAAAGCGACGGAAAATCATTTTGGTATTCCAATGTTTTAAAAGACAGTATCATCGAATATATCTTAGTTGATGCAGAAAAAGGAACTAAAAATATTTTATTTGACGAACCAAAATTAAGAAATGCCCTAAGTTCGGTTACAGTAATTAAAACTCCCCAAAAAAGTCTGGTTATTGATAGTTTAAATTATGATGCCAAAACAAGTTCTATAGCTTTAAAATATGATAAAAACTACTATCAGGTAAGGCTCTCCGATTATAGCATTCAAAAAATAAATTCCCTGTCTAAAGACAAAATAAAATATCCTAGTTTAAATAGGCAATGGCAAAGATGGAATTCCTTTAAGACAGACAGTATTTCTCCCAATAAAAAATGGCTGGCTTTTATAAAAGATTGTAATGTATTTATAAAGCCAATCGCTGGAGGAAATGAAATTCAATTCACAAAAGACGGCACAAAAGAAAAACCGTATGGGGCTTTAGCGTGGTCGCCTGACAGCAAATATATTGTTGGTTATCTAATTACTCCCTTTACCGATTTGCCTGTTCATTATGTCTTAACTTCTGTAGCCAATACTACTCGCGGCGAATTGCATTCCCAGCCTTATAAACAGCCGGGAGATCCTTTCACTACTTATGAAATGTATTTGTTTCATATCGAAAATCAAAAAACAACAAAAGTAAATGCCCCAATAATTGACTTTTTTGATGCTCCAGAATTGCATTGGAGAAAAGATAATGCTAATTATTTTACGTTTGAAAAAGTAGAACGAGGCCATCAAAGATTTAGAATTATAGAAGTAAATGCTCAAACTGCCGAAACCCGTTCGGTAGTCGATGAAAAGACCAATACTTTTATTTACGAATCCAGATTGTTTACACATTATGGTAAAGAAAGCAATGAAATTGTAATGTCTTCTGAAAAAGACGGTTGGAGACATTTGTATTTAATTGATGCGATAACAGGTAAAGAAAAAAAGCAAATTACTAAAGGAGAATGGGTTGTTCGAAGTATTGACAGCATTGATGAAAAGAAAAGAGAAATTTGGTTTTCGGCAAGCGGAATGAATTCAAACGAAGATCCTTACTATATTCATCATTACCGCATAGGATTTGATGGAAATAAACTTATTAATCTTACTCCTTCAAAAGGAAATCATCTGGTTTCTTTTTCAAAAAACAAACAATACTATGTCGATTCTTACTCAGAACCGAATGTGGCTACTATTATTGAACTTCATCGTACTTCTGATGGAAAAAAAATAATGGATCTTGAAAAATCAGATGCTACAGCTTATCTCGCTACAGGAATGTCTTTACCAGAACCTTTTCATGCAAAAGGGAGAGACGGTGTGACAGATATTTGGGGAATAATATGCCGTCCTGCAGATTTTGATCCTAATAAAAAATATCCTGTAATTGAAAGTATTTATGCAGGCCCGCAGGATTCTTTTGTGCCTAAAAATTTTATGGATCGCTATACCACCGAGATGCAGAGTCTGGCGCAGTTAGGATTTATAGTCGTACAAATTGATGGAATGGGAACTGCCAATAGATCAAAAGCTTTTCATGATGTCTGCTGGAAAAATTTAAAAGATGCCGGTTTTGAAGATCGTATTTTATGGATCAAAGCCTTGGCTAAAAAATATCCTTATGCAGACGATTCAAGAGTCGGATTGTATGGTACTTCTGCCGGAGGGCAAAATGCTTTAGGCGGTTTATTATTTCATCCGGAATTCTACAAAGCAGGAGTTGCCGCCTGTGGTTGCCACGACAATCGAGTAGATAAACAATGGTGGAACGAACAATGGATGGGATATCCGGTTGGAGAGCATTATAAAGAACAATCTAATGTAACCAATGCCGGAAAACTTACAGGAAATTTATTATTAGTGATTGGAGAAGCTGATGAAAATGTACCACCAGAATCTACTTATCGTGTTGCCGATGCCTTAATAAAAGCAGGAAAGACATTTGAGTTTCTGCCTCTGCCAGGCGTTGGTCATAGTGATGGTGGCCCTTACGGAAGACAGAGAAAACGTGATTTTTTTGTAAAACATTTATTAGGAGTTGATCCTCCAAGCCGAAATAACAATGAATTAGACCAGTAA
- a CDS encoding DUF885 family protein, with the protein MIKTKTNRNSYFLLLIFLIVLRPASSFAQNFSSDLYLQTSEVNNTMVHYEADKGSIMRFYATNSNADTFGVQYNEGNYNTPERRNRRLKLISDYKKTLEGLNFDAMNINGKVDYILFNRNLNSEEYELLQQQKVCDKIKVYFPFDEKIYALEKPRRRGIKVNGELVAKELEDLRKAIKEQIKKVEKIEGLDKTSSEFAVSHAKGLQEILKNYFDFYNGYDPLFSWWVPKTYSEVDVALGEYALLLKSKRKDASTQKEDGSGIVGNPIGREELIRQLQTEFIPYSPEELVAIANKEFAWCDAELLKASREMGFGDNWKAAQEKVKNYFVSPGDQPQAMLDLYNQSVDFLKQNNLLTIPPIAEESWRMYMMSPEAQKINPFFLGGESLIISYPTSTMSYSEKMMSMRGNNPHFSRATIHHELIAGHHLQQFMKDRYKAYRHFDTPFWVEGNSLYWEMLLWDLKFPQTPEDKIGMLFWRMHRCARIIFSLNYHLGKWSPQQCIDFLVDRVGHERANAEGEVRRSFVGGYSPLYQIAYMLGGLQFTALKEELVTSGKMTYQQYHDAILRENAMPIELLRALLTNQSLQRDFKTNWKFYKF; encoded by the coding sequence ATGATTAAAACCAAAACAAATAGAAACAGTTATTTTCTCTTATTAATCTTTTTAATTGTTTTAAGACCAGCATCTTCTTTTGCACAGAATTTCAGCTCAGATTTGTATCTGCAAACCAGTGAAGTAAACAATACCATGGTACATTATGAAGCCGATAAAGGAAGTATCATGCGGTTTTATGCCACCAATAGCAATGCAGATACTTTTGGTGTTCAATACAATGAAGGTAACTACAATACTCCCGAACGAAGAAACCGTCGTTTAAAATTAATTTCTGATTATAAAAAAACACTTGAAGGATTAAATTTCGATGCCATGAACATAAATGGCAAAGTGGATTATATTTTATTTAATAGAAATTTAAACAGTGAAGAATACGAACTACTACAGCAGCAAAAAGTATGTGATAAGATAAAAGTTTATTTCCCTTTTGATGAAAAAATTTATGCTCTGGAAAAACCACGTAGAAGAGGAATCAAAGTAAATGGAGAACTAGTTGCAAAAGAACTGGAAGATTTACGCAAAGCGATCAAAGAACAAATTAAAAAAGTTGAAAAAATTGAAGGTTTAGATAAAACTTCTTCAGAATTTGCTGTTTCGCACGCAAAAGGATTACAGGAAATTTTGAAGAATTATTTTGACTTTTATAATGGTTATGATCCTTTATTTTCCTGGTGGGTTCCTAAAACTTACAGCGAAGTTGATGTTGCTTTAGGAGAATATGCTTTGCTTTTAAAGTCAAAAAGAAAAGATGCCAGTACTCAAAAAGAAGATGGAAGTGGTATCGTCGGAAATCCAATAGGACGAGAAGAATTAATTCGTCAGTTGCAGACAGAATTTATACCGTATTCCCCAGAAGAATTGGTAGCTATTGCGAATAAAGAATTTGCCTGGTGTGATGCCGAATTATTAAAAGCCTCTCGTGAAATGGGCTTTGGAGACAATTGGAAAGCCGCTCAGGAAAAAGTCAAAAATTATTTTGTGTCACCGGGAGATCAACCGCAGGCAATGCTGGATTTATACAATCAGTCAGTAGATTTTTTAAAACAAAATAATCTTTTGACCATACCGCCAATTGCAGAAGAGAGCTGGCGTATGTACATGATGTCGCCCGAAGCGCAAAAAATAAATCCCTTTTTTCTAGGCGGAGAATCTCTTATTATTTCTTATCCAACAAGCACAATGTCTTATAGCGAAAAAATGATGAGCATGCGCGGCAATAATCCTCATTTTTCTAGAGCGACCATTCATCATGAGTTAATTGCAGGACATCATTTGCAGCAATTTATGAAAGATCGATACAAAGCATACCGTCATTTTGATACTCCGTTTTGGGTTGAAGGAAATTCATTGTACTGGGAAATGCTGTTATGGGATTTAAAATTTCCTCAGACACCCGAAGACAAAATTGGTATGCTGTTTTGGAGAATGCATCGCTGTGCGCGAATTATTTTTTCGTTAAACTATCATTTAGGAAAATGGAGTCCGCAGCAATGTATTGATTTTTTAGTTGATCGGGTAGGACATGAACGTGCCAATGCAGAAGGCGAAGTACGCAGATCATTTGTAGGCGGTTATAGTCCGTTATACCAAATCGCTTATATGCTGGGCGGGTTGCAGTTTACTGCCTTAAAAGAAGAATTGGTCACAAGCGGGAAAATGACATATCAGCAATATCATGATGCTATTTTGAGAGAAAATGCGATGCCAATCGAATTGTTGAGAGCATTATTGACTAATCAATCCTTGCAAAGAGATTTTAAAACCAACTGGAAATTTTACAAATTTTAA
- a CDS encoding AraC family transcriptional regulator gives MKVFPFKIPKSSEEAFIYQEDCETIFYDKYHQHEEIQISYIKKGEGKILVGDMITEYQKGDIIILGSNLPHVFKSDISESRGMSVMLTVFFTENGFGKDFFNLPELNAVEPFFTAIKNGIQIRDAKPSIIRKFKKFKEADKYDRFILLMSMLKAFSQSDKKHLSNYVFNKPFTDAEGKRMQMVFDFVMTHYQKNITLDEIAQIANMTKNAFCKYFKTRTKKTFFQFLIEIRIEHAAKLLIKNKELSIIEISELSGFNNISNFNRKFKEIKKKTPFEFKSSLIKS, from the coding sequence ATGAAAGTTTTTCCTTTTAAAATCCCAAAGTCAAGCGAAGAGGCATTTATCTATCAAGAAGACTGCGAAACTATTTTTTATGATAAATACCATCAGCATGAAGAAATTCAAATTAGTTATATAAAGAAAGGAGAAGGCAAAATTTTAGTCGGAGATATGATTACTGAATATCAAAAAGGCGACATCATTATATTAGGAAGCAATTTACCGCACGTTTTTAAAAGTGACATTTCTGAAAGCAGAGGAATGTCGGTCATGCTTACGGTCTTTTTTACCGAAAATGGATTCGGAAAAGATTTCTTTAATTTACCGGAATTAAATGCTGTAGAACCTTTTTTTACAGCCATTAAAAACGGAATACAGATTAGAGATGCCAAACCATCTATTATAAGGAAGTTTAAAAAGTTTAAAGAAGCCGATAAATACGATCGTTTTATTCTTTTAATGTCTATGCTAAAAGCCTTTAGCCAATCTGATAAAAAACATCTTTCTAATTATGTTTTCAATAAACCTTTTACAGATGCTGAAGGGAAACGAATGCAGATGGTTTTTGATTTTGTCATGACGCATTATCAAAAAAACATCACTTTAGACGAAATTGCCCAAATTGCCAACATGACCAAAAATGCTTTCTGCAAATATTTCAAAACCCGAACTAAAAAGACTTTTTTCCAGTTTTTGATTGAAATAAGAATTGAACATGCTGCAAAACTGCTTATCAAAAACAAGGAATTATCGATTATCGAAATTTCGGAACTTAGTGGTTTCAATAATATTTCTAATTTCAACAGAAAATTTAAAGAAATCAAAAAGAAAACCCCTTTTGAGTTTAAAAGTTCCCTTATTAAGTCTTAG
- a CDS encoding 4-hydroxyproline epimerase, producing the protein MARKTFFCVDAHTCGNPVRVVAGGGPNLIGVNMSEKRQHFLSQYDWIRKGLMFEPRGHDMMSGSILFPPTNPDNDFGILFIETSGCLPMCGHGTIGTITIAIEEGLISPKIPGKINMEAPAGLVKIEYKQVGKKVEWVKLTNVKSYLAAENLTVECPELGELTFDVAYGGNYYAIVDPQQNFSGIQDFTASKIVQYSQVVRARINEKYPNLFIHPENETIRDVSHMLWTGTPLDPTSSGRNAVFYGDKAIDRSPCGTGTSARMAQLHAKGLLKKGDEFIHESYIGSKFVGRIEEETAIGDIKAIVPSIQGWAKVYGYNTIIIDEEDDPYAHGFQVL; encoded by the coding sequence ATGGCTAGAAAAACTTTTTTTTGTGTAGATGCACACACTTGTGGTAATCCAGTTAGAGTAGTTGCTGGCGGTGGGCCAAATTTAATTGGCGTCAACATGAGCGAGAAAAGACAGCATTTTTTAAGCCAATACGATTGGATTCGTAAAGGATTGATGTTTGAACCTCGCGGACATGATATGATGAGTGGCAGTATTTTGTTTCCGCCAACGAATCCAGATAACGATTTTGGAATTTTGTTTATCGAAACGTCAGGCTGTCTGCCAATGTGTGGACACGGTACAATAGGTACGATTACCATTGCAATTGAAGAAGGATTAATTAGTCCGAAAATTCCAGGGAAAATAAATATGGAAGCGCCTGCAGGCTTGGTAAAAATTGAATACAAGCAAGTTGGTAAAAAAGTAGAATGGGTTAAATTGACGAATGTTAAATCGTATTTAGCGGCTGAAAATTTAACTGTAGAATGCCCGGAATTAGGCGAATTAACTTTTGATGTTGCCTATGGCGGAAATTATTATGCCATTGTAGATCCGCAGCAAAATTTTTCTGGAATTCAGGATTTTACCGCCAGTAAGATTGTGCAATACAGTCAGGTAGTGCGAGCGCGAATTAACGAAAAATATCCAAATCTATTTATTCATCCTGAAAATGAAACGATTAGAGATGTGAGTCATATGTTATGGACAGGAACACCTTTAGATCCGACTTCATCAGGCAGAAATGCTGTTTTTTATGGAGACAAAGCGATAGACCGTTCGCCTTGCGGTACAGGTACATCAGCAAGAATGGCACAGTTGCATGCCAAAGGATTGCTTAAAAAAGGAGACGAATTTATACACGAAAGTTATATCGGAAGTAAGTTCGTTGGCAGAATAGAAGAAGAAACTGCAATTGGCGATATTAAAGCCATTGTTCCCAGCATACAAGGATGGGCAAAAGTGTATGGTTACAATACCATAATTATTGATGAGGAAGATGATCCTTACGCACACGGATTTCAGGTTTTGTAA
- a CDS encoding aldehyde dehydrogenase (NADP(+)), with the protein MITGKNYIGSQLSASGDKTFKTFNPQENTENPWQFTEASNEEIESAVTLASKAFLTFQKSTGKEKALFLRTIADEILVLGDNLLDVYCQESGLPRGRAEGERGRTIGQLNAFADLVEEGSWVEAAIDTAIPDRVPLPKVDLRKMKRPLGTVVVFGSSNFPFAYSTAGGDTASALAAGCPVIVKSHPMHAGTGEMVASAVIKAAQKTNMPEGVFSNLNSSGIEVGVTLVKHPLVKAVGFTGSIKGGRSLYDLAGQREEPIPVFAEMGSINPVVLLPEALKQNAEKWAVACAGSVTLGAGQFCTNPGLMLGIKSDALKTFTQQLAVEILKISPSCMLNPSIYKNYQSNNELLSSQDGIEVVAEYAKTDNPNYASQKILTVSGKIFLENPVLHREVFGPFSILVQCEDEIELVAIIEKLEGQLTGSILAEENEIENYEEVVDAMGNRVGRIIFNGLPTGVEVCPSMVHGGPYPSSSDSRFTAVGIGSIKRWVRPFSYQNWPNNKLPEALQNENPLGISRLVNNVQTRDSI; encoded by the coding sequence ATGATTACTGGAAAAAATTACATAGGGAGTCAGTTGTCAGCCAGCGGCGATAAAACCTTCAAAACGTTTAATCCGCAGGAAAATACAGAGAATCCTTGGCAGTTTACTGAAGCAAGTAATGAAGAAATAGAATCCGCCGTAACTCTTGCAAGCAAAGCATTTTTGACATTTCAGAAATCTACTGGTAAAGAGAAAGCCTTATTTCTAAGAACAATTGCGGATGAAATATTGGTTTTAGGAGATAATCTCTTAGACGTTTATTGTCAAGAATCGGGTTTGCCAAGAGGAAGAGCTGAAGGCGAAAGAGGAAGAACTATCGGACAATTAAATGCTTTTGCTGATTTAGTAGAAGAAGGTTCTTGGGTTGAAGCGGCAATTGACACTGCTATTCCAGACAGAGTTCCCTTGCCAAAGGTTGATCTTCGTAAAATGAAGCGACCTTTAGGTACTGTAGTCGTTTTTGGATCCAGTAATTTTCCATTCGCGTATTCTACTGCCGGCGGCGATACAGCATCTGCATTGGCCGCTGGATGTCCAGTTATCGTAAAAAGCCATCCCATGCATGCAGGTACTGGAGAAATGGTAGCTTCGGCAGTAATTAAAGCAGCTCAAAAAACGAATATGCCAGAAGGTGTTTTTTCTAATTTGAACAGTAGCGGCATTGAAGTTGGGGTTACACTGGTAAAACATCCTTTGGTTAAGGCAGTTGGATTCACAGGAAGTATAAAAGGAGGTCGTTCTCTATATGATTTAGCAGGACAGCGTGAAGAACCAATTCCGGTTTTTGCTGAAATGGGAAGTATAAATCCAGTTGTATTATTACCAGAAGCATTAAAACAAAATGCTGAAAAATGGGCAGTGGCATGCGCTGGTTCTGTAACATTAGGTGCAGGACAGTTTTGTACAAATCCCGGATTGATGCTCGGAATTAAAAGTGATGCTTTAAAAACGTTTACCCAACAGCTTGCCGTTGAGATTTTAAAGATTTCGCCAAGTTGTATGTTGAATCCATCGATTTATAAAAATTATCAATCCAATAATGAACTGTTAAGTTCGCAAGACGGAATTGAAGTGGTTGCAGAATATGCTAAAACAGATAATCCTAATTACGCTTCACAAAAAATACTGACGGTTTCAGGCAAAATATTTTTAGAAAATCCAGTTTTGCATAGAGAGGTTTTCGGGCCTTTTTCAATTTTAGTACAATGTGAAGACGAAATTGAACTGGTTGCGATTATTGAAAAATTAGAAGGACAGCTGACGGGTAGTATTTTGGCAGAAGAAAATGAAATTGAAAACTATGAAGAAGTAGTGGATGCTATGGGTAATCGTGTCGGAAGAATAATTTTTAACGGATTACCGACAGGAGTAGAGGTATGTCCGTCGATGGTGCATGGCGGACCCTATCCTTCCTCATCAGATTCCAGGTTTACAGCAGTTGGAATTGGTTCCATTAAAAGATGGGTTAGACCTTTTAGTTATCAGAATTGGCCGAATAACAAACTTCCAGAGGCACTTCAAAATGAAAACCCGCTTGGAATTTCAAGATTAGTTAATAATGTTCAAACAAGAGATTCAATTTAA
- a CDS encoding dihydrodipicolinate synthase family protein: MNIQWKGVMPAVTTNFTAEDTLDFKMFEKNLNYQLDAGIEGVILGGTLGEASTLLEEEKQDLILETVRIVDGKVPVIMNIAEQTTRGAIEAANKAEANGARGLMMLPPMRYKATDHETVEYFTEVAKSTSLPIMIYNNPVDYKIEVTLDMFEELLKLDNIQAVKESTRDISNVTRIINRFGSRLKVLTGVDTLGLESLLMGADGWVGGLVDAFPEETVAIYKLAKAGKVQEALTIYRWFLPLLELDINAQLVQNIKLAEVGTGLGTEYVRAPRLPLMGAERERVLAIINDSLKNRPALPDYKSL, translated from the coding sequence ATGAATATTCAATGGAAAGGGGTAATGCCAGCTGTTACCACAAATTTTACAGCTGAAGACACTTTAGATTTTAAAATGTTTGAGAAAAACCTTAATTATCAATTAGATGCTGGAATAGAAGGCGTTATTCTTGGAGGAACTTTAGGAGAAGCAAGTACACTTTTAGAAGAAGAAAAACAAGACCTTATTCTTGAAACAGTTCGTATAGTTGATGGAAAGGTTCCTGTGATAATGAATATTGCAGAACAAACTACGCGCGGTGCTATTGAAGCAGCAAACAAAGCTGAAGCTAATGGAGCAAGAGGTTTAATGATGTTGCCTCCAATGCGTTACAAAGCTACCGACCACGAAACTGTTGAATATTTTACAGAAGTTGCAAAAAGTACTTCTTTACCTATTATGATCTACAACAATCCGGTTGATTATAAGATCGAGGTAACTTTAGACATGTTTGAAGAACTTTTAAAGCTGGATAACATTCAGGCTGTTAAAGAATCTACAAGAGATATTTCTAATGTAACCAGAATCATTAATCGTTTTGGAAGCAGATTAAAAGTCCTTACAGGAGTTGATACTTTAGGATTAGAAAGTTTACTAATGGGAGCTGACGGATGGGTTGGTGGTCTTGTAGATGCTTTTCCGGAAGAAACAGTTGCTATTTATAAATTAGCGAAAGCTGGTAAAGTTCAGGAAGCGTTGACGATTTACCGTTGGTTTTTGCCTTTATTAGAATTGGATATCAATGCACAATTGGTTCAAAATATTAAGTTGGCGGAAGTGGGAACAGGATTAGGAACGGAATACGTACGTGCACCAAGGTTACCACTTATGGGAGCTGAAAGAGAAAGAGTTTTGGCTATTATTAATGATTCATTAAAAAATAGACCAGCGCTGCCAGACTATAAAAGCCTTTAA